A portion of the Blastochloris tepida genome contains these proteins:
- the coaD gene encoding pantetheine-phosphate adenylyltransferase, with the protein MMRTAFYPGSFDPVTNGHVDVIHNACRMVDRFVIGIGIHPGKMPLFSAEDRASMLMEICGPYASEVGSRLEVVTFDDLAVSAARRVGAGLLIRGLRDGSDLDYEMQLAGMNATLAPELQTVFLPASPIVRPITATLVRQIASMGGDVSAFVPAPVQQRLAAKFPPRRG; encoded by the coding sequence ATGATGCGCACCGCCTTCTACCCCGGCTCCTTCGACCCGGTGACCAACGGCCATGTGGACGTGATCCACAATGCCTGCCGGATGGTCGACCGTTTCGTCATCGGCATCGGCATCCACCCCGGCAAGATGCCGCTGTTCTCGGCCGAGGACCGGGCGTCGATGCTGATGGAGATCTGCGGCCCCTATGCCAGCGAGGTCGGCAGCCGGCTGGAGGTCGTCACCTTCGACGACCTCGCGGTCTCGGCGGCGCGCCGGGTCGGCGCCGGCCTCCTGATCCGCGGCCTGCGCGACGGCTCCGACCTTGATTACGAGATGCAGCTTGCCGGCATGAACGCCACCCTGGCGCCGGAGTTGCAGACGGTGTTCCTGCCGGCCTCGCCGATCGTGCGCCCCATCACCGCCACGCTGGTGCGGCAGATCGCCAGCATGGGGGGCGACGTGTCCGCCTTCGTGCCTGCGCCGGTCCAGCAGCGGCTGGCCGCCAAATTCCCGCCCCGCAGGGGCTGA
- a CDS encoding LysE family translocator, translated as MTVETWLLFVLATAALIATPGPNVALVVGTTLRHGRTAGLLAVAGVNAGVVLQLCTVAAGLTWIVEVFSAHFDLIRYLGAGYLIFLAVQQWRSKPVSPGVAAPALAPERAFARGFLIAFANPKTLVFFAAFLPLFIDPNAGESTALWILAATFAVIAAGGDTLFVLAAARLGHAVSGRYVRIADRASAGILLGGAVVLLAAGRR; from the coding sequence ATGACCGTTGAAACCTGGCTGCTGTTCGTTCTCGCTACCGCGGCGCTGATCGCCACCCCCGGGCCGAACGTCGCGCTGGTGGTCGGCACCACCCTGCGCCACGGCCGCACCGCGGGCCTGCTCGCGGTGGCCGGGGTCAATGCCGGGGTGGTGCTGCAGCTCTGCACGGTTGCCGCCGGTCTCACCTGGATCGTCGAGGTGTTCTCGGCCCATTTCGACCTGATCCGTTACCTCGGCGCCGGCTACCTGATCTTTCTTGCGGTGCAGCAATGGCGCAGCAAGCCGGTCTCACCCGGCGTCGCCGCCCCGGCACTGGCGCCCGAGCGGGCGTTTGCCCGCGGCTTCCTCATCGCCTTCGCCAATCCCAAGACGCTGGTGTTCTTCGCCGCCTTCCTGCCGCTGTTTATCGACCCCAATGCCGGGGAGTCGACCGCACTATGGATCCTGGCCGCCACCTTCGCGGTGATCGCGGCGGGCGGCGACACTCTGTTCGTTCTGGCGGCGGCGCGCCTCGGCCATGCGGTGTCCGGCCGTTACGTCCGCATCGCCGACAGAGCGAGCGCCGGCATCCTGCTCGGCGGCGCCGTGGTGCTGCTGGCGGCAGGGCGGCGGTAG